A region from the Methanofollis liminatans DSM 4140 genome encodes:
- a CDS encoding MerR family transcriptional regulator — MTVDQIPIGRFSLITHLTQKALRLYDQKGLLVPGAKDRITGYRSYTISQIERGIRIRSLSYLGFSLDEIGRILDADETTAAAMMQGRLAAVRQEMGRLSAIEEALQRWASPEEVYIMSLSEPNVKEIPEIRVIARREKGTYEDVCHRLIEELMAAIHTPENLRNGVRITGPVMMLCHDEEYRESDADIEIAVPVAGRIAVEEGVEVKVLPAVTAISVVHTGPYEDLFGAYGAIAAYAAEHGLALAGPDRELYYNSPHEVGREEIRTEVQYPIQPAE, encoded by the coding sequence ATGACCGTCGACCAGATTCCCATCGGCCGGTTCTCGCTTATCACGCACCTGACGCAGAAGGCACTGCGCCTCTACGACCAGAAAGGTCTTCTGGTGCCGGGAGCGAAGGACCGGATCACCGGCTACCGCTCGTACACCATCTCGCAGATCGAGCGGGGGATCCGGATCCGGAGCCTCTCTTACCTCGGCTTCTCCCTCGACGAGATCGGGCGGATCCTTGATGCAGACGAGACGACGGCGGCGGCCATGATGCAGGGGCGTCTTGCCGCGGTGCGGCAGGAGATGGGGCGCCTCAGCGCGATCGAGGAGGCCCTCCAGAGGTGGGCCTCCCCCGAAGAGGTGTATATCATGTCGCTGTCAGAACCAAATGTAAAGGAGATCCCGGAGATCCGGGTGATCGCACGGAGAGAAAAGGGCACCTACGAGGACGTATGCCACCGGTTGATCGAGGAGTTGATGGCCGCCATCCATACGCCGGAGAACCTGCGCAACGGCGTGCGGATCACCGGCCCGGTGATGATGCTCTGCCACGACGAGGAGTACAGGGAGAGCGACGCCGACATTGAGATCGCCGTCCCGGTCGCCGGCCGGATCGCCGTCGAAGAGGGGGTGGAGGTGAAGGTGCTCCCCGCGGTGACGGCGATCTCTGTCGTCCACACCGGGCCGTACGAAGATCTTTTCGGGGCGTACGGTGCGATCGCCGCATACGCCGCTGAGCACGGCCTCGCCCTCGCCGGGCCCGACCGGGAGCTCTACTATAACAGCCCGCACGAGGTCGGCAGGGAGGAGATCCGCACCGAAGTGCAGTACCCCATCCAGCCGGCCGAATGA
- a CDS encoding Fic family protein, with protein sequence MKIPQMPTYTDEDEKMAWEMARDMDVIDAVFACNKKYLHWEEIKYRKLPADPKHIWFLMKVFRARNTRSVGFGPWKFRFALDDECWKKLHLLDTSAGGSLASMIDAVGQDKERYIVNSLMEEAIASSQIEGAATTRVAAKQMLQERKKPRNRDELMILNNYLTMKEVAGLRGEPLSPELVRRLHAMITRGTLEDPAYEGAFRENDDIRVVDSSGAVLHVPPPHEEIEGLVDELCAFANGEEEEFIHPVVKGIVLHFLMGYIHPFNDGNGRCARTLFYWYVLKQDYWLFEYMAISRAIRESRGQYKRAYLYTETDENDLTYFIRYNLDVIEKTIEEVRAYIKEQQEKQIEALHLIEHAGDLNLRQVEILKMLMRRPERPMTIKEVMEVFGVAYGTARSDLLRLAGAGYVEKRTMGKEFVFLYGGSGGAPPSRP encoded by the coding sequence ATGAAGATACCGCAGATGCCCACCTATACGGACGAAGACGAGAAGATGGCCTGGGAGATGGCCAGGGATATGGACGTAATCGACGCCGTCTTCGCCTGCAACAAAAAATACCTCCACTGGGAGGAGATAAAATACCGGAAACTTCCGGCAGACCCGAAACACATCTGGTTCCTGATGAAGGTTTTCAGGGCGAGGAATACACGTTCTGTCGGTTTCGGGCCGTGGAAGTTCCGTTTTGCGCTCGATGACGAGTGCTGGAAAAAACTTCATCTCCTGGATACATCGGCCGGGGGAAGCCTTGCGAGTATGATCGACGCCGTGGGGCAGGATAAAGAGCGCTATATCGTCAACTCCCTGATGGAAGAGGCGATCGCCTCAAGCCAGATCGAGGGGGCGGCGACGACCAGGGTCGCGGCGAAACAGATGCTCCAGGAGCGGAAGAAGCCGAGAAATCGGGACGAGTTGATGATCCTGAACAACTACCTGACGATGAAGGAGGTGGCCGGGCTCAGGGGCGAACCCCTCTCGCCGGAACTGGTCCGGAGGCTCCATGCGATGATCACCCGCGGCACGCTTGAGGATCCCGCGTATGAAGGAGCGTTCAGGGAGAACGATGATATCCGCGTCGTCGACTCGAGCGGGGCCGTCCTCCACGTCCCGCCCCCCCACGAGGAGATCGAAGGGCTTGTCGACGAGCTCTGCGCCTTTGCAAATGGCGAGGAAGAGGAGTTCATCCACCCGGTGGTGAAGGGGATCGTGCTCCACTTCCTGATGGGGTATATCCATCCCTTCAATGACGGGAACGGCAGGTGCGCGCGGACGCTCTTCTACTGGTACGTGCTGAAACAGGACTACTGGCTCTTCGAGTACATGGCGATCTCGCGCGCGATCAGGGAGAGCCGGGGGCAGTACAAGCGGGCCTATCTGTACACGGAGACGGACGAAAACGACCTGACCTATTTCATCAGGTACAACCTTGACGTCATCGAGAAGACGATCGAAGAGGTCCGGGCCTATATCAAAGAACAGCAGGAGAAGCAGATAGAAGCGCTCCACCTCATCGAGCATGCCGGGGACTTAAACCTCAGGCAGGTGGAGATCCTGAAGATGCTGATGAGGCGCCCGGAACGCCCCATGACCATCAAAGAGGTGATGGAGGTCTTCGGCGTGGCCTACGGGACGGCGAGGAGCGATCTTTTGCGGCTGGCCGGGGCCGGATACGTGGAGAAGAGGACGATGGGGAAGGAGTTTGTGTTTCTGTACGGGGGGTCGGGCGGTGCCCCGCCTTCTCGCCCGTAA
- a CDS encoding DUF1328 family protein, translated as MADLIGLAILFLILALVAYVLGAKGVAGLSMTIAKWLVIIFIILAIISFFL; from the coding sequence ATGGCAGACCTGATCGGACTGGCGATCCTATTTCTCATCCTGGCGCTGGTTGCCTATGTGCTGGGGGCAAAGGGTGTTGCAGGGCTCTCGATGACCATCGCGAAGTGGCTCGTGATCATCTTCATCATACTCGCCATCATCTCGTTCTTCCTGTAG
- a CDS encoding AI-2E family transporter — translation MAVVTISEDQKLLLLIGTVFLIATVAFWPLMTVFVWAIALASALMPFHKRFLQRVKPSVSATLITLGVVLVILAVSSLAASVFYANLEFIGSMVAAMVQGLQNTRLAAFLPTFTADQLSDMPQTLVQLMLQTLLSTTQNPVLFVLQIIILFLALSMLVYYGEQIWGVLTRNLSPKLSSAVDMMAEITENTIYSLIIIQVSAAVITFILAVPFFYFLGYGHEFLFATMVGFAMLIPLIGAQLVLVFFALYLLALGDIKGVFIVMFIGYPLLSGWIDFYYRPVMMRRRVAVHPVFMIIGIFAGVPFMGFVGFIIGPVLVSLAAVCFKIYADRTRTAAVGEEFS, via the coding sequence ATGGCGGTGGTGACGATCAGCGAAGATCAGAAACTGCTGCTGCTCATCGGCACGGTTTTCCTGATCGCCACTGTCGCATTCTGGCCGCTCATGACCGTGTTTGTCTGGGCGATCGCTCTTGCCAGCGCACTCATGCCCTTCCACAAACGGTTTTTACAGCGGGTGAAGCCATCGGTCTCTGCCACGTTAATCACCCTCGGCGTGGTCCTCGTGATCCTGGCCGTCAGTTCGCTGGCCGCGAGCGTGTTCTATGCCAACCTCGAGTTCATCGGGAGCATGGTTGCCGCGATGGTCCAGGGGCTGCAAAATACCAGACTTGCTGCATTCCTGCCTACGTTCACGGCAGACCAGCTCTCCGATATGCCCCAGACGCTCGTCCAGCTGATGCTGCAAACGCTCCTCTCGACAACCCAGAACCCGGTGCTTTTCGTTCTCCAGATCATCATTCTCTTCCTCGCCCTCTCGATGCTGGTCTATTACGGCGAGCAGATCTGGGGGGTGTTGACGCGCAACCTCTCCCCGAAACTCTCGTCCGCCGTTGATATGATGGCGGAGATCACCGAGAACACGATCTATTCCCTCATCATCATCCAGGTATCCGCGGCCGTGATCACGTTCATCCTTGCCGTTCCGTTCTTTTACTTCCTGGGCTACGGGCACGAGTTCCTGTTTGCGACCATGGTCGGGTTTGCCATGTTGATCCCCCTCATCGGCGCCCAGCTGGTTCTGGTCTTTTTTGCGCTCTACCTGCTCGCCCTCGGGGACATCAAAGGGGTGTTCATCGTCATGTTCATCGGCTATCCCCTCCTGAGCGGCTGGATTGATTTCTATTACCGGCCCGTGATGATGAGGAGACGGGTTGCGGTGCATCCGGTCTTTATGATCATCGGGATTTTCGCCGGCGTCCCCTTCATGGGGTTCGTGGGCTTCATTATCGGGCCGGTGCTCGTTTCGCTCGCGGCGGTTTGCTTTAAAATATATGCCGACCGGACGAGAACGGCGGCGGTCGGCGAAGAATTCTCCTGA
- a CDS encoding DNA-directed DNA polymerase II large subunit — protein MVAVSPAMAEYFRRLEENLNEALSVAEIARSRGYDPTTTVEIPRANDIGDRVEVLVGVKGVAERVRILEKEMSREEVSLKIGDDFVAKIFGETTREEIVDHAIRTSMGILTEGVVAAPTEGIAKVAFGKNDDGTEYLKVYYAGPIRSAGGTAQALSVLVGDYVRQALGIDRYKPRKEEVERYIEELKQYNGIQSMQYMPSEAEIRLIIENCPVCIDGEPTEREEVSGYRNLERVETNTVRGGMCLVVAEGLALKAPKVMKNVKKMKMEGWDWLQQIIDGVASKSSDEEEEPGVHPKDKYIRDLIGGRPVFSYPMRKGGFRLRYGRSRNTGFAAAGFHPATLHILGDYLAVGTQMKTERPGKAAGVVPVDTIEGPTVLLASGEVRRVDDTAEALAIGPSIVRILDVGEILISYGEFLENNHPLIPSSYCEEWWLQEGGPRHPENEMEAIEFALSGAPLHPDYTWFWDDLAPAQIRRLAGIVSERGRIAGDALRVVNDPELKAILEEVLVPHTVEGDEVVIRTYLVFLACLGLSLDLNLRRTWEDAPDGPSLALVSHLSGFTLRSKAGTRIGGRMGRPGKSKPREMKPAPHVLFPVGESGGARRSVQNAGAYKDRSNADGGTIHAETGERRCPQCGAVTFKNRCEACGTHTTPVYRCPRCNREVQGPVCPACQGPTVCLLETDLRVKEEYAAACARLGMRENAVKLVKGVKGMISRDRTIEPLEKGVLRAAHEVYVFKDGTVRYDMIDLPVTHVRPREIGAPVERLVAIGYTHDYNGAPLTSSDQVLELRCQDILVSEKCGDWLLKVSQFLDDLLEKFYGLPRFYNAEKPSDLIGQMLIGLAPHTSAGVLCRLLGFTKASVGYAHPFYHAAKRRNCFAGDTEIRVFEEKGWRSMPVRQFVLENFDLAEPGLDAAGTHWSPPKRYAAVQAVDSQGNTKLRRVTAVSIHRAPKHLIHFETARGKTLEVTPEHTMLVWDLCYLRKVMAMEVREGDRVPVAEGGQVIADTVTAVRYILCPEEQVYCLTVAEDHTLAANGIFCGQCDGDEDCVMFLLDGLINFSRSFLPETRGGSMDAPLVLTTRLDPKEVDKESLNVDVMERYPLELYEAALRYAPPKELEKAIDHVDLRVGTPGQYEGFRFTHDTADISAGPLESTYTTLGSMFDKMEAELELGEKIRAVDVDDVAERVLNTHFIRDLMGNLRAFASQTVRCTKCATKYRRMPLAGKCPKCGGKVNQTVHEASVKKYLEMSRRMCEKYAISDYTKQRVEVLDMAIDSTFGKEREKQLGLADFM, from the coding sequence ATGGTTGCGGTCTCCCCGGCAATGGCCGAATATTTCAGGAGGCTCGAGGAAAACCTTAACGAAGCCCTTAGCGTCGCGGAAATAGCCCGGTCCCGGGGGTATGACCCGACGACGACGGTCGAGATCCCGCGGGCGAACGATATCGGCGACCGCGTCGAGGTGCTCGTCGGGGTCAAGGGCGTCGCAGAGCGGGTCCGGATCCTGGAAAAAGAGATGTCCCGCGAGGAGGTCTCCCTGAAGATCGGCGACGATTTCGTTGCGAAGATCTTCGGAGAGACCACGCGCGAGGAGATCGTCGACCACGCCATCAGGACCTCGATGGGGATTTTAACCGAGGGCGTGGTGGCGGCGCCGACCGAGGGGATCGCCAAGGTGGCGTTCGGCAAGAACGACGACGGCACCGAGTACCTGAAGGTCTATTATGCCGGGCCGATCCGGTCGGCCGGCGGGACCGCCCAGGCGCTTTCCGTGCTGGTGGGCGACTATGTCCGCCAGGCCCTCGGGATCGACCGCTACAAGCCCCGCAAGGAAGAGGTTGAGCGCTACATCGAGGAGCTCAAGCAGTACAACGGGATCCAGTCGATGCAGTACATGCCCAGCGAGGCCGAGATCAGGCTGATCATCGAGAACTGCCCGGTCTGCATCGACGGCGAACCGACCGAGCGCGAGGAGGTCTCGGGCTACCGGAACCTCGAACGGGTGGAGACGAACACCGTGCGGGGCGGGATGTGCCTGGTCGTCGCCGAGGGGCTTGCTCTCAAGGCCCCGAAGGTGATGAAGAACGTCAAGAAGATGAAGATGGAAGGCTGGGACTGGCTCCAGCAGATCATCGACGGCGTGGCCTCGAAGTCGTCCGACGAGGAGGAGGAGCCCGGCGTCCACCCGAAGGACAAGTACATCCGCGACCTGATCGGCGGGAGGCCGGTCTTCTCGTACCCGATGAGGAAAGGCGGGTTTCGCCTCAGGTACGGCCGGTCAAGAAACACCGGGTTTGCCGCCGCCGGCTTTCACCCGGCGACCCTGCACATCCTGGGCGATTACCTGGCCGTCGGCACCCAGATGAAGACCGAGCGCCCGGGCAAGGCGGCGGGCGTGGTCCCGGTGGACACGATCGAGGGGCCGACGGTCCTCCTCGCCTCGGGCGAGGTGCGGCGGGTCGACGACACCGCCGAGGCGCTGGCGATCGGCCCCTCGATCGTGCGGATCCTGGACGTCGGCGAGATCCTCATCTCGTACGGCGAGTTCCTGGAGAACAACCACCCCCTGATCCCATCGTCCTACTGCGAGGAGTGGTGGCTCCAGGAGGGCGGCCCCCGCCACCCGGAGAACGAGATGGAGGCGATCGAGTTCGCCCTCTCCGGCGCCCCCCTGCACCCGGACTACACCTGGTTCTGGGACGACCTCGCCCCGGCGCAGATCAGGCGCCTCGCCGGGATCGTCTCGGAGCGCGGCCGGATCGCAGGCGACGCCCTGCGGGTCGTAAACGACCCCGAGTTGAAGGCGATCCTGGAGGAGGTGCTCGTCCCGCACACGGTCGAGGGCGACGAGGTCGTGATCCGCACCTATCTCGTCTTCCTCGCCTGCCTGGGCCTGAGCCTGGATCTCAACCTCCGCCGGACATGGGAGGACGCTCCTGACGGGCCCTCCCTGGCGCTGGTCTCCCACCTCTCCGGGTTTACGCTCCGTTCGAAGGCGGGAACACGGATCGGCGGCCGGATGGGCAGGCCGGGCAAGTCCAAGCCCCGCGAGATGAAGCCCGCACCCCACGTGCTCTTTCCGGTGGGGGAGTCGGGCGGCGCCCGCCGCTCGGTGCAGAACGCCGGGGCGTATAAGGACCGGAGCAACGCCGACGGCGGGACGATCCACGCAGAGACCGGGGAGCGGCGCTGCCCGCAGTGCGGGGCCGTCACCTTCAAGAACCGCTGCGAGGCATGCGGCACCCACACGACGCCGGTCTACCGCTGCCCGCGCTGCAACCGCGAGGTGCAGGGCCCGGTCTGCCCGGCCTGCCAGGGGCCGACGGTCTGCCTGCTGGAGACCGACCTGCGGGTGAAGGAGGAGTACGCCGCCGCCTGCGCCCGTCTCGGGATGCGGGAGAACGCCGTGAAACTCGTGAAGGGCGTCAAGGGGATGATCTCGCGCGACCGGACGATCGAGCCCCTGGAGAAGGGCGTTCTGCGGGCGGCCCACGAGGTCTACGTCTTCAAGGACGGGACGGTGCGCTACGACATGATCGATCTTCCGGTCACCCATGTCCGCCCGCGCGAGATCGGCGCCCCGGTCGAGCGGCTGGTGGCGATCGGCTACACCCACGACTACAACGGCGCACCCCTCACCTCGTCCGACCAGGTCCTGGAGCTCCGCTGCCAGGACATCCTGGTCTCGGAGAAGTGCGGCGACTGGCTCCTGAAGGTCTCGCAGTTCCTCGACGACCTGCTGGAGAAGTTCTACGGGCTGCCGCGGTTTTACAACGCCGAAAAACCCTCAGACCTCATCGGCCAGATGCTCATCGGGCTTGCGCCGCACACCTCGGCCGGCGTGCTCTGCCGCCTGCTCGGGTTCACGAAGGCGAGCGTCGGCTATGCCCACCCCTTCTACCACGCCGCCAAGCGGCGGAACTGTTTTGCCGGGGATACGGAGATCCGGGTCTTCGAAGAGAAGGGGTGGCGGAGCATGCCGGTCCGCCAGTTCGTCCTGGAGAACTTCGACCTCGCCGAACCGGGCCTGGACGCCGCCGGCACCCACTGGTCGCCGCCGAAACGGTATGCGGCGGTGCAGGCGGTGGACTCCCAGGGGAACACGAAACTCAGGCGGGTGACGGCGGTCTCGATCCACCGCGCCCCGAAGCACCTGATCCATTTCGAGACCGCCCGCGGCAAGACCCTCGAAGTGACCCCAGAGCACACGATGCTCGTCTGGGACCTCTGCTACCTGCGGAAGGTGATGGCGATGGAGGTGCGGGAGGGCGACCGGGTGCCGGTCGCCGAGGGCGGTCAGGTGATCGCCGATACGGTCACGGCGGTCAGGTACATCCTCTGCCCCGAGGAGCAGGTCTACTGCCTGACGGTCGCCGAGGACCACACCCTCGCCGCAAACGGGATCTTCTGCGGGCAGTGCGACGGCGACGAGGACTGCGTGATGTTCCTCCTCGACGGGCTGATCAACTTCTCCCGCTCCTTCCTGCCGGAGACCAGGGGCGGGTCGATGGACGCCCCTCTCGTCCTCACCACCCGCCTCGACCCCAAAGAGGTGGACAAGGAGAGCCTCAACGTCGACGTGATGGAGCGCTATCCCCTCGAACTCTACGAGGCGGCCCTCCGCTACGCCCCGCCCAAGGAGCTCGAGAAGGCGATCGACCACGTCGACCTGCGGGTCGGGACGCCCGGGCAGTACGAGGGGTTCAGGTTCACCCACGACACCGCCGACATCTCGGCCGGCCCGCTCGAATCCACCTATACGACGCTCGGTTCGATGTTCGACAAGATGGAGGCCGAACTCGAACTCGGCGAGAAGATTCGGGCGGTGGACGTCGACGACGTCGCCGAACGGGTGCTCAACACCCATTTCATCCGCGACCTGATGGGCAACCTGCGGGCGTTCGCCTCCCAGACGGTGCGGTGCACGAAATGCGCCACGAAGTACCGCCGGATGCCGCTCGCCGGGAAGTGCCCGAAGTGCGGCGGCAAGGTGAACCAGACGGTCCACGAGGCCTCGGTGAAGAAGTACCTGGAGATGTCCAGGCGGATGTGCGAGAAGTACGCCATCTCGGATTACACGAAGCAGCGGGTCGAGGTGCTGGACATGGCGATCGACTCGACCTTCGGGAAGGAGCGGGAGAAGCAGCTGGGGCTCGCGGACTTCATGTGA
- a CDS encoding HEAT repeat domain-containing protein: MAGNVRGNKRLRLVLLALVLAASLVLEVVVHFFIGVDIVYTHFFYIAIVLAGLWYGMRAVPVGAALGAVHVGVSYLQNGAITTGALSRALMFVVVAAVVGFVAERIRLDEISPFSRKDGIPADAGTEDLIIALQSRNAETRYEAAVALGKRGDPEGIEPLEEALFDPEPGVRWVAMEALGAIGEPALETLISLLSSAEVDIRWGAAIALGDIGNPGAVGPLAAALEDEDRYVRTRAALALAAIGEPAIAALETAADTGSPEARWAAALALGKMDGGAGVPALSRLLADPDAGVRWKAAEALGAVGGDEAVAPLVAALGDADEEVRGQVAAALAARGEPAVGALIDALGQHDYWFGAVEALRRMQEKAEPALLAALERKNRWVRIGAAMILGERGDERGVNALLAALSDSDPDVVEAAREILSVGLKKEINHGS; this comes from the coding sequence ATGGCCGGTAACGTGCGCGGGAACAAACGGCTGCGGCTGGTCCTGCTGGCACTGGTGCTTGCGGCAAGCCTCGTCCTCGAAGTGGTCGTCCACTTCTTTATCGGTGTGGATATCGTCTACACCCATTTCTTCTACATAGCGATCGTGCTGGCCGGCCTCTGGTACGGGATGCGGGCGGTCCCGGTCGGCGCCGCCCTCGGAGCCGTCCACGTCGGGGTCAGCTACCTGCAGAACGGGGCGATCACCACCGGGGCCCTGAGCCGGGCGCTGATGTTCGTGGTGGTGGCTGCGGTGGTCGGGTTCGTCGCCGAACGGATCAGGCTCGATGAGATATCGCCGTTTTCAAGAAAAGACGGGATCCCCGCCGATGCCGGGACAGAGGACCTGATCATCGCCCTGCAGAGCCGCAACGCCGAAACCCGGTATGAGGCGGCCGTCGCTCTCGGAAAACGGGGCGACCCCGAGGGGATCGAGCCCCTGGAAGAGGCGCTCTTCGACCCCGAGCCCGGCGTGCGCTGGGTTGCCATGGAAGCCCTCGGGGCGATCGGCGAGCCCGCCCTCGAGACCCTCATCTCCCTCCTCTCCTCGGCCGAGGTGGACATCAGGTGGGGGGCGGCGATCGCACTCGGCGATATCGGCAACCCCGGGGCAGTCGGCCCCCTGGCCGCCGCCCTGGAGGACGAGGACCGCTACGTACGGACGCGTGCGGCCCTCGCCCTTGCGGCGATCGGCGAGCCCGCCATCGCGGCCCTCGAGACGGCGGCCGATACCGGCAGCCCCGAAGCACGCTGGGCGGCCGCCCTGGCCCTCGGGAAAATGGACGGAGGGGCCGGGGTGCCGGCGCTCTCGCGCCTCCTCGCCGACCCGGACGCCGGCGTGCGGTGGAAGGCGGCAGAGGCGCTCGGGGCGGTCGGCGGCGACGAGGCGGTGGCCCCCCTGGTCGCGGCCCTCGGCGATGCGGACGAGGAGGTGCGCGGTCAGGTGGCCGCGGCCCTTGCGGCCAGGGGCGAACCGGCGGTCGGCGCCCTGATCGACGCTCTCGGACAGCACGATTACTGGTTTGGAGCGGTCGAAGCCCTGCGGCGCATGCAGGAGAAGGCGGAGCCCGCCCTCCTCGCCGCCCTGGAGCGGAAAAACCGCTGGGTGCGGATCGGGGCGGCGATGATCCTGGGGGAGCGGGGCGACGAGCGCGGGGTCAACGCCCTGCTGGCAGCGCTCTCCGACAGCGACCCCGACGTCGTGGAGGCGGCGCGGGAGATCCTCTCGGTCGGCCTGAAAAAAGAGATCAATCACGGGTCCTGA
- a CDS encoding HEAT repeat domain-containing protein has protein sequence MEDEIIGLIGALSSPDVDKRHGAEDRLVAMGEDAVLPLIEVLMEGDTDDTRWYAARTLARIGEPAIKPLILTMVVEDDRQFRRYAAAALGSMGEIAVATLIEAFATEDKELRGFISLALCRIGAPATAPLKKLAKEGDERMQSCASLTLWKMGEEGIDELVEALDEDETR, from the coding sequence ATGGAAGACGAGATCATCGGACTGATCGGGGCGCTTTCATCCCCCGATGTTGATAAAAGGCATGGAGCAGAGGACAGACTGGTGGCGATGGGAGAGGACGCCGTCCTCCCCCTGATCGAGGTGCTGATGGAGGGCGATACCGACGATACCCGCTGGTACGCCGCCCGGACCCTGGCGCGGATCGGCGAACCGGCGATCAAGCCCCTGATCCTGACGATGGTCGTCGAGGATGACCGGCAGTTCAGGCGGTATGCGGCCGCCGCCCTCGGATCGATGGGCGAGATTGCGGTTGCGACCCTGATCGAGGCCTTCGCAACTGAGGACAAGGAACTGCGGGGTTTTATCTCGCTCGCACTCTGCCGTATCGGCGCTCCGGCCACCGCGCCCCTGAAAAAACTCGCAAAAGAGGGCGACGAGAGGATGCAGTCCTGCGCTTCCTTAACGCTCTGGAAGATGGGGGAGGAAGGGATCGACGAACTCGTGGAAGCGCTCGATGAGGACGAGACCAGATAA
- a CDS encoding mechanosensitive ion channel family protein: MNGLNFSLDAPVTSISAITWGHLIYVCLVVIAAAVVSRVLTIYLKKSLTDKIKRSQLDILMRAVKYGIAVVAFLVILPYFEVNLSGLLVAGGFASIVIGFASQSVIGNMVSGLFLIIERPVSIGDTINIGSTTGTVTDITIFSTIIKTYEGIYVRIPNETVFTSPITNYVAHVARRFEYTVGIPYAADATVAVRIIKEVIREHPLALREPGPSVYVDELGDNAVNIKVRVWAPSSDWWDVRTELLWTIKAELEKNGIEIPFPQRDVWFRNELGGRVSVREEGPSSLTPAGDRDDTI; this comes from the coding sequence ATGAACGGCCTGAACTTCAGCCTGGACGCGCCCGTCACCTCGATCTCGGCGATCACCTGGGGGCACCTGATCTATGTCTGTCTGGTCGTGATCGCGGCGGCGGTGGTCTCCAGGGTGCTGACGATCTACCTGAAAAAGAGCCTGACCGACAAGATAAAGCGCAGCCAGCTCGACATTCTCATGAGGGCCGTCAAATACGGCATTGCGGTCGTCGCCTTCCTGGTCATCCTGCCCTACTTCGAGGTGAACCTGAGCGGGCTCCTGGTGGCCGGCGGGTTCGCCTCGATCGTCATCGGGTTTGCGAGCCAGTCGGTCATCGGCAACATGGTCTCCGGGCTCTTCCTCATCATCGAGCGCCCGGTCTCGATCGGGGACACGATCAACATCGGCTCGACCACCGGGACCGTCACCGACATCACCATCTTCTCGACGATCATCAAAACCTACGAGGGGATCTATGTTCGGATCCCGAATGAAACGGTCTTTACCTCCCCGATCACAAACTATGTCGCCCACGTGGCGCGGCGGTTCGAGTACACGGTCGGGATCCCGTACGCCGCCGACGCCACCGTCGCCGTCAGGATCATCAAAGAGGTGATCAGGGAGCACCCCCTCGCCCTGCGTGAGCCCGGTCCGTCGGTCTATGTCGATGAACTCGGGGACAATGCGGTGAACATCAAGGTGCGGGTCTGGGCGCCGTCGTCGGACTGGTGGGACGTGCGGACCGAACTGCTCTGGACGATCAAGGCCGAACTCGAGAAGAACGGCATCGAGATCCCCTTCCCGCAGCGGGATGTCTGGTTCAGGAACGAACTTGGGGGCAGGGTCAGCGTCAGGGAGGAGGGACCGTCGTCCCTGACCCCGGCAGGAGACCGCGACGATACGATCTGA
- a CDS encoding DUF432 domain-containing protein, with translation MYGTYDFSFHDERKDFSIGIEHENGRYVYRRTLRGRTQERTLISTGGRIIINPVEPLNLPKEVAHHLLVEFDQLAIEPGAQETIYLTFPIEVGVFIAAKGNYEVVDIFSWNRQKYTLYGSPERGDLARWWESRVSFSPPDVDPRLEGTLSLSITNTTREWVNVSRLVLEGYGMKIYYGDSASMKAWMRIISTQVAETGCYDTPMTGGQHKSLELYTARSIPGIERSRYLMDQGI, from the coding sequence GTGTACGGCACCTACGACTTCTCCTTTCACGATGAGAGAAAGGACTTTTCCATCGGCATCGAGCACGAAAACGGGAGGTACGTCTATCGGCGCACGCTCCGCGGCCGCACACAGGAGCGGACCCTCATCTCCACAGGGGGCCGGATCATCATCAACCCGGTCGAGCCGCTGAACCTCCCGAAAGAAGTGGCCCACCACCTCCTCGTGGAGTTCGACCAGCTCGCGATCGAGCCCGGGGCGCAGGAGACGATCTACCTCACCTTCCCGATCGAGGTGGGCGTCTTCATCGCGGCGAAAGGGAACTACGAGGTCGTCGACATCTTCTCGTGGAACCGGCAGAAGTACACCCTCTACGGATCGCCCGAGCGCGGGGACCTCGCCCGCTGGTGGGAGAGCCGGGTCTCGTTCTCCCCCCCGGACGTCGATCCCCGCCTGGAAGGCACCCTCTCGCTCTCCATCACCAACACCACACGAGAGTGGGTGAACGTCTCCCGCCTGGTGCTCGAAGGCTACGGGATGAAGATCTACTACGGCGACTCGGCCTCGATGAAGGCGTGGATGCGAATAATAAGCACGCAGGTTGCGGAAACCGGCTGTTATGACACCCCCATGACCGGGGGGCAGCACAAATCGCTCGAACTCTACACGGCGCGCTCGATCCCCGGAATCGAGCGTTCCCGGTACCTGATGGACCAGGGGATCTAG